A segment of the Octopus bimaculoides isolate UCB-OBI-ISO-001 chromosome 12, ASM119413v2, whole genome shotgun sequence genome:
tttataaatataatgatgtGTTTTGTTCCGAAATATGTTAGCAGATATAAGATACAAAAATGTTTCAATAATTTAATGTCGAAGAGCACCAAAACATAGTCACTCAGTGGAATTACTATCCATTTTTCATTGGTCAGCATTTCAACCAAGCTCTTCTTCAGCTTGGCTGAATTCACTATCGTCTATAATAGTGGAAAGACGCAACTCTTTGGCATCAACAGCATTTAACACCTGCATGTTGACCAACCGTTGCTCAATATCACGGGTTAGCTTGCCAGTTGAATAATCTGACTGCAATTGTTTTAATTGATCTTTTGTCATACAAATATTCATTACAACTAACGTGTCTCTTCGAAGCGCACTCATAACAAGTGTTCCTCGATCTTGTTCGAAATATTTTATTAGGTTTGTATAGTGTGAGTTTCCAGCACTATCAAAGAGGACATAAAACCTGTGAGCCTTCTCATCCAAAACCTCTCCGTCGCCACGCCATTCTTCTGCCAATTCAACTTTCCTAGATATCGATCTCCCTTGCTCCAGTGACATGAACATACCTTGTTTAGCAGGGGAAGGCCCAGGGAACATACTGTTTTTGCTTGAGGCAATACTATTCGAATCTCTCCTGTAGCCTTGAATCAAAACGGAATTACCAGAGTGTCGACTTTTTAAAGATTCAGGAGAGGAATAATGACTTTCATTCAAGGAATTTTTGTAATGAACAATATCAGTAATATTAGGATTCTCATTTCTGTGACTTTTGCTAGACTTTCTGTTCAGATAATATTTGCCATTTAGCGATGCCCTTTCCTCATGCCACTTAATGCGAGTAGATGGAGAGCTGGTCACTACATTGGTATATCGTGAAATGTCTGGAGGAGTAACTTGCTGTGTCCGATCTCGACGATTTGGAACATTATGCTTCTTTTGTTTGGGGTCTTTTTTACGACGGAATAGGCTTGGGAAGCAGATGCACCAGCATCTCTTCGGTTTGATgatatcgtcatcatcttcatgacTGTAAGCATACTCTTTGATGAGATGTGGTTGAATATTTGCTCCCTCCTCAGGCGACTCTAATAATGTCATATTCTCATAAGAACAGTGACGTCGTCGACTTGGAGAGAAGCTGATTTCGACACTGTGTGTTCCTGTGCTGCTACTAAGGTCTTCAACACTCACTCTATCCAAGAGTTCCATTTTTGGAACAAGTGCCTTAACAGCTTCCACCTGGATGCGTATAGCCACTTGACCTAGAAttgaaaacaaagataaatattacaaatttaaaaaaaaattaattaatgtctTCAAAAGCATAATTACATTTAAAACAAGGACATAAAACTGATTTCCAACacataaaagttattttattttcacaatacatatacacacacacacacacacaacatttataaATGGGTAGATTTGTGGTTAGATTTCACAACTGATGACCTCACAGAAAAGATGTTGAACCATCAAAAATGAGTTGTGTAATATTGCACAGTAGACACATCCAACCTAATGTTGATATTAAATTAAAtagttgaaaataaaaacaaccttTTAGAACTGaataagtaagaaatataaatcCCATATATATTACTGCTGTCAAAATAGTGACCATATTAGACTGCAATAGTGACCATATATTTTAGGACTTTCACattgtatattagtatatacaacTTTCATATCCACCGAAATAAGTATtgcagagaaacagaaaatatcaattctattttttggtggataattaatatcattatagcaatgaccatgaaatttaattacacagtcaaatgtttaatgtttgtttcttataACTTCATATAATTGCATAAtttctaaaaaaagaaattaaattctaGTATTCTGAACTGAAAACTTAGTGGCAATTTAGTTTTAGCATATTTAAATAAGCAACAAaggaaaaagtcacagaaaaagtTCAATAAATGacattagataaaatattttaatcaatatcttcaatattttttttcacttgcATGTGAAAATATAATCTGTGTACAGGTTATGTATAACCAGTGAGTAAGTGATTTAAGCTAatacttgtttatttgtattatttattatttatgatgtATAAATGAAATGTAACATTTTCCCTCTGTccaaaattgtgactttttcCCCAGTGTGACTTCATTTCTGTTCACTATTCATTCAGGTCAGCGTGTTATTATAAGTTTCAATTTAATTTCGGTCACACAAACTTAGTGACACTAACAGGTTGCATACTAAGCCAGATGTTACATCTTAGTTTAATATTCAATAAACAatgataatcaataaaaaaaaaaaaatacagattttacattgttgtttatcaatattattttatacagtttggaaaaattgatttcttttattaacaaaGCTTACAAGTAATGAATTAAAACTAAACCTGACAACTAAAACTTGGCTGTTTAGGTAAAACACCTaccaacttaatttttttttttataatggtaATATGGAATAAACCAATTATGTACtgacaacgaccatgctcaaaaggtgttttttatgtgccacctgca
Coding sequences within it:
- the LOC106880179 gene encoding uncharacterized protein LOC106880179; amino-acid sequence: MVAEKLSNREDLIENLDSEPVFDYLLQHGVISKETYNDINEEKDMPLRNQALLQHLEGLHSSNAMALFINALRQSGQLDLASSLDYTKRIKPVHGTGYLQRDRYKGQVAIRIQVEAVKALVPKMELLDRVSVEDLSSSTGTHSVEISFSPSRRRHCSYENMTLLESPEEGANIQPHLIKEYAYSHEDDDDIIKPKRCWCICFPSLFRRKKDPKQKKHNVPNRRDRTQQVTPPDISRYTNVVTSSPSTRIKWHEERASLNGKYYLNRKSSKSHRNENPNITDIVHYKNSLNESHYSSPESLKSRHSGNSVLIQGYRRDSNSIASSKNSMFPGPSPAKQGMFMSLEQGRSISRKVELAEEWRGDGEVLDEKAHRFYVLFDSAGNSHYTNLIKYFEQDRGTLVMSALRRDTLVVMNICMTKDQLKQLQSDYSTGKLTRDIEQRLVNMQVLNAVDAKELRLSTIIDDSEFSQAEEELG